The proteins below are encoded in one region of Pacificitalea manganoxidans:
- a CDS encoding ABC transporter substrate-binding protein, protein MIDWLPAGDKAAAYYGVENGIFEEAGLDVSIAVGRGSSDVVTKLATGTADVGSGGLAALLQAVATENVPVKAVLSVYTIQPDSIFTTEDSGIESIADLVDKNLATATFSSSNVVWPLLLEANGLAPDAIVATKVDPGALAPMLATGQMDATINWSTVAPAYDAVLAETGKTLKVLPWSDFGYEGYGLSIFASDTMLAERPEVLARFLDAYTKATEAAIADPAGAAAALKKMVPEVDEATAVDQWTASIPLMENEISERDGMGAFDPELLATTWDWVARSLDLDPASLDPARVIATVE, encoded by the coding sequence ATGATTGATTGGCTGCCCGCCGGCGATAAGGCAGCCGCATATTACGGTGTCGAGAACGGCATTTTCGAGGAGGCGGGTCTGGATGTCTCCATCGCCGTCGGGCGCGGCTCCTCGGATGTGGTGACCAAACTGGCCACCGGCACCGCCGATGTCGGCTCTGGCGGTCTGGCGGCCCTGCTTCAGGCCGTCGCGACCGAAAATGTGCCGGTCAAGGCGGTTCTGTCGGTCTACACGATCCAGCCCGACTCGATCTTTACCACCGAAGATTCCGGCATCGAAAGCATCGCGGATCTGGTGGATAAGAACCTCGCCACCGCGACCTTCTCCTCCTCCAATGTCGTTTGGCCGCTGCTGCTGGAGGCGAACGGCCTCGCCCCCGATGCCATCGTCGCCACCAAGGTCGATCCCGGCGCGCTGGCCCCGATGCTGGCCACCGGGCAGATGGACGCGACGATCAACTGGAGCACTGTCGCGCCCGCCTATGACGCGGTGCTGGCCGAAACCGGCAAGACGCTGAAGGTGCTGCCGTGGTCGGATTTCGGCTATGAGGGCTACGGCCTGTCGATCTTTGCCTCCGACACCATGCTGGCGGAGCGCCCTGAAGTGCTGGCACGTTTCCTCGACGCCTACACCAAGGCCACAGAAGCCGCGATTGCCGACCCCGCCGGCGCCGCCGCCGCGCTGAAGAAGATGGTGCCGGAAGTCGATGAGGCCACCGCCGTCGATCAATGGACGGCCTCTATCCCCTTGATGGAAAACGAGATCAGCGAGCGCGACGGTATGGGCGCGTTCGATCCTGAACTGCTTGCCACCACATGGGACTGGGTGGCCCGGTCGCTCGATCTCGACCCTGCCTCGCTGGACCCGGCCAGAGTGATCGCCACCGTCGAATGA
- a CDS encoding ABC transporter ATP-binding protein, with protein MQTPPAIRFNSIEQVFPATTGAPTHALSGLDFTIGRHEFVSVLGPSGCGKSTLLRLLAGLMLPSAGKVEVFGNPVREPRDDVGIVFQRPTLLPWLSVIDNVTFPIRHKRGRVSKEDRRRGQDMLELVRLGDFADKRVDALSGGMQQRVGIARALLLDPDILLMDEPFSALDALSRDEMSLELLRIWRERPKTVLFITHSIPEALLLSDRIIVLSERPGTVRDEIVVPFARPRSLETMADPRFNEMANSIRRRLFTHPVNQTEGEPA; from the coding sequence ATGCAGACCCCTCCCGCCATTCGGTTCAACAGTATCGAACAGGTGTTTCCCGCCACCACGGGCGCGCCGACCCATGCGTTGAGCGGGCTCGATTTCACCATCGGACGGCATGAGTTCGTTTCGGTTCTGGGGCCGTCGGGCTGCGGTAAGTCCACCCTGCTGCGCCTGCTGGCGGGTCTGATGCTGCCAAGCGCGGGCAAGGTTGAGGTGTTCGGCAATCCGGTGCGGGAGCCGCGCGACGATGTCGGGATCGTGTTTCAACGCCCGACCCTGCTGCCGTGGCTGTCGGTGATCGACAATGTCACCTTTCCCATCCGCCACAAACGCGGCCGCGTCAGCAAGGAGGACCGCCGCCGCGGGCAGGACATGCTGGAACTGGTGCGGCTGGGCGATTTCGCGGACAAGCGTGTGGATGCGCTGTCGGGGGGCATGCAGCAACGGGTTGGCATCGCGCGGGCGCTGCTTCTGGACCCGGATATTTTGCTGATGGATGAGCCGTTCAGCGCCCTCGATGCGCTGTCGCGCGATGAGATGAGCCTTGAGCTGCTGCGCATCTGGCGCGAGCGTCCGAAAACCGTGCTGTTCATCACCCATTCCATCCCCGAAGCGCTGTTGCTGTCGGATCGGATCATTGTGCTGAGCGAACGCCCCGGCACCGTGCGCGACGAGATCGTCGTGCCGTTCGCCCGGCCCCGCAGCCTTGAGACGATGGCCGATCCCCGGTTCAACGAAATGGCCAACAGCATCCGCCGTCGCCTGTTCACCCATCCCGTCAATCAGACCGAAGGAGAGCCGGCGTGA